A region of Antedon mediterranea chromosome 8, ecAntMedi1.1, whole genome shotgun sequence DNA encodes the following proteins:
- the LOC140057821 gene encoding probable N-acetyltransferase san, whose protein sequence is MTKGRIELGEVTQHNIKQLKKLNQVVFPVSYNDKFYKDVLDVGELAKLAYYNDIVVGAVCCRIDTSEEGYRRLYIMTLGCLAPYRRLGIGTIMLKHVLEYCAQDGNIDSLFLHVQINNDSALDFYKSNGFKVVETKEHYYKRIEPADAFVLQKTLRRKDNVTSR, encoded by the exons ATGACAAA AGGTCGTATAGAACTTGGTGAGGTTACACAACACAACATCAAGCAACTAAAGAAATTAAATCAAGTTGTGTTTCCAGTTTCGTACAATGACAAGTTCTACAAGGATGTGTTGGACGTTGGCGAATTAGCAAAATTgg cttattataatgatattgtgGTAGGAGCTGTTTGCTGTAGGATAGACACGTCAGAGGAGGGTTACAGGAGACTTTACATAATGACTCTTGGCTGTTTAGCACCCTACAGACGTCTTGGAATAG GTACAATTATGTTGAAGCATGTACTGGAGTACTGTGCTCAAGATGGCAATATTGACAGCCTTTTCCT GCATGTCCAAATCAACAATGATAGCGCCCTCGACTTTTACAAATCTAACGGATTCAAGGTTGTGGAAACGAAAGAACACTACTACAAACGAATAGAACCTGCCGATGCTTTCGTCCTTCAGAAAACTTTGCGTCGTAAAGACAACGTAACTTCAAGGTGA